The sequence below is a genomic window from Croceicoccus marinus.
GCCGTCGCCGACCAGCGACAGGCCGGTCACGCGGTTGAGCGCCCCTGCGATATCGCCTTCGCCGGTACGGGCGATCTGTTCGGCGGTCAGCACGTTGACGACCTGGGTCGACGAACGTGTCACGTCGCGCACGCGGCGGCCGGTCACGATGATGTCGCCGCCCGGAACCGAGATATCGGGTTCGGAATAGGTGTCGTCGACGGGCTGGTCGCTGTCCTCAAGCACTTCGGCACCGGGGCCGAGCGCGTCTTCCGCCTGCTGGATCTCAGCAGATTCGGTGCTGGGATCGTCGCCCGGGGGTACGCCGATGACATCCTGCGCAAAACCGGTGGCGGGAAAGGAAAGCGCGGTGGAAAGCAGGAGCACGCCTGCAAGGCGCTTGCCGGTCGACATGGCTGTGAAACCCCCTCAATGGATCAGTCGGGTCAGGCCCATGCAGGGGCCTGTCAAAAATCAGATATGAAAAGGGGGAGGGCGGACCCGGCGCTGGTCCGGATCGCACCCTCCCCGATCAGGCGATCAGGAATAGACCGGCAGTTCGGTGCACGGTCCGGTGTTGTTGCCAAAGGTCAGGGTGGCGCTGTCGCAGGTCCAGCCTTCGTACCAGGTGTCGGTCTGGTCAGCGACGGCACCGATGTAGTCGGTGTCGTCGAAGTAGCTCGACAGCGCGGTCGGGTTGTAGGCGGCGACGCCCGTCTCGCCCGTGCCGTTGATGAACGAACCGGTCAGGGTGATCGCGAAGGCCGCATCGGTGTCGTCGCCGTCGTTGAAGGCGGCGGCAACCTGCGCGTCGGTCACGCCCGACGAACCGCGGAACGGCTGGGTCGTGCCGCAATCGGCGACGACCGATGCGAACAGCGGATCCTGTGCCAGGGTCACGGTCTCGTCCAGACGCACGCAGGTCCGGTCGCCTTCTATGTCGATCACCGAATTGACCAGGCTGAACTGCGCGCCGCCGCGAAGGCGAAGTGCCTGCGAGCTGCCGGTGCTGCGCGACAGGAAGGTCGCGTTGGCGATCTGCAGGTTCGTGCGGGGCAGGGCGCCGGTGGTGTAATCCTCATCGGGCGAGTCCAGCTCGATGATGCTGTCACCGGTGTTCGCACGCTGTGCGACGATCACGTACTGCAGGTTCGCCTGCGCGCCGGTGTCGACATCGAGCGAGTCGTCCGAAGCGCCTACGACCACGACGTTCTTCATGTTGACCCGGCCGCCGAAGAATTCGGTGCCGTCGTCCGAGCTGTTGAAGCTCATCCAGTGGTCGATGGTCGTGCCCGAACCGATGCCGCCGGTGGTCAGCGACTGCAGTTCCGAGCCGCCTTCCAGCGTGAAGCCCGAATAGCGGATCTGGAAGTACTGCATGGTTCCCGAGCTGTCGCCGGGCGTGTTGCCGCCGAACAGCGTCTCGACGGCCGCGCCTTCCAGGGCCTGTTCGCAGCTGGCCTGGTTCGCCTTGTTCGGAACGCCGTCGCGGCAATCGGAAACCGGCGCGCGGCCCAGCAGCACGACGCCGCCCCACTGCGCATCGGAACCGTCGGTCGACAGGCCCAGCACGTTGTCGCGGCTGGTGAAGACGATCGGCATGTCGGGCTCGCCGACGGCATCGATCTGGTTGCCGCGGTTGACGACCAGATAGGAACGACCGGTCGCGCCATAAAGGATCGCGCCGGGCTCGATCGAGAGCGTCACGTCGCTGTCCGCGTCGCTGGGAACCGCGCCGCCATCGGTGCCGACATCGACGCGGCCATTGATGGAGTAGAGCAGGCCTTCGATATAAGGCAGGTTGTCGCTCTCGTCGAACGAGGCGGGCAGGGTGCAGACGCGATATTCGCCGGTATCGCCGGTGATCGTGCCCGCGTCGGTCAGGCCGCCGCTGGAATTGATGGTCGGGCAGCCGGCGGCCGGCGTCACCATCGGGGTCGGCGTGGGCGTGGGCGAAGGCGTCGGCGCGGGGGCCGGGGCCGGGTTCTCGATGATGATGTCACCGCCCGTGCCGGGAGAGACGATTTGGTCGCCGCCACAGCCGGCGAGCGCCAGCATGCTGCAGCCAAGAATAAGCGAGCGGTGAATATTGGTCACGGCGAATGGTCCCCTTGGTACCGAGAATCGAATAGCGTCGCGATTTCGGATCGCGGGGTCCGGCTAGACCCGCGTTGTGACAGTTTCTTTGCAAGCATTTGATCATCGCGGCGGTGCAGAGGCGAAAGCGGCGGAAATCCGCCGTTTCGACGCTGCAGAAAGATTTTTCGCTTCCCGGCCGCGCCAATGTTTCAGAAAAATGACAATGTTACAGAAATGTTGCAGTCCGCCGCGTGTGAGCGCATGTTTCCTTCAAGACGACAACAAGGAGAGAAGGTAATGGCAATCGCTACGCTGCTTGCAGGGCTGCTTCTGGCAGGAACCACGACGGCCGCGGCCACTGCGGCCGATGGCCAGGACGCTGCGACGCAGCCGACCACTTCCAGCGAGGAGATCGAGGTCGCGGCGGTCATCGACAACGGCGATCCGGTGCAGCTGCTCAATCGCGGCGTAAGCCACGCGCGCGACGGCGAAACCGAGATGGCGCGCGCCATGTTCACCCGCGTCGCCGACAATCGCATGCGCTATCAGGTTGAGACGGTGAACGGCGGCTGGAAGGATTCGCGCAACCTGGCCCGCAAGGCGCTGGGCATGCTCGACCGGGGCGAATTCACGCAGTCGCGTATGGCCAAGGCCGAATAGGCACGATCCAGATATAACTTCGCAAGACGGGGCGCGGTCCGCACCAACGGGTGCCGGACCGCGCCCCTTTTCGTTCGGGCCTTCGGCCGATTCCGACCCATTTCCGATCTTGTCTCGCGTGCGGCAAGCGCGCATGATCGCCGGGTGTTCACATCCAGCGCAGGGCGGTCTTTCGCCCCCGCACAAGCTCTGCAACCGAGATGACGGTCCGATATCTGTCAGGAAACTGTAACACGGTCGTAACACCGTTTCCGCATCGCGCGGCCAGCCCATTTTTTCCTGTATGGCGAGCGTGATGAACGAAATGATTCGATCCGAAGCGGCCTCCATCGGCTCGCTTCTGCCGCAGGAGCTCTACTATAATCGCGAGCTGAGCTGGCTGGCCTTCAACCGCCGTGTCCTGGCCGAAGCTGCGCGGCCCGAATATCCCTTGCTGGAACGTGTCCGCTTCCTCTCGATCTCGGGCAGCAATCTCGACGAATTCATGATGATCCGCGTGGCGGGCCTTGCCGGACAGGTGCGGCGCGGGATCTCGAAACTGTCGATCGAGGGGCGCACCCCCTCGCAGCAACTCAGCGCCATCCGCGAGGCGACCGAGGAACTGCAGATGGAGCAGCAGCACGTCTGGCGCGAACTGCACGGACTGCTGGCCAAGGAACACATCCACGTCGCGGACGAGGGCCGCATCGATACCGAGGCGCGCAACTGGCTGAAGGACTATTTCCTCGACCATCTGCTGCCGGTGCTGACGCCGCAGGCGATCGACCCCGCGCATCCGTTCCCCTTCGTCGCGAACCAGGGGCTGGGCGTGCTGTTCCACCTGACCCGCATCTCGGACGGCGAGCAGGTGGTCGAGATGATCCTGATCCCCTCGGCGCTGCCGCGTTTCGTGCGCGTACCGGGCGGGGAGGACGCGACCTATATCTCGATCGAGCGGCTGATCTGCCGCTTTGCCGATCTGCTGTTCCCCGGCTTCCGCATCGAGGGTGACGGCGCGTTCCGCGTGCTGCGCGATTCCGATATCGAGCTTGAGGAAGAAGCCGAGGATCTCGTCCGCTATTTCCGCACCGCGATCCAGCGCCGCCGTCGGGGCCGCGTCATCCAGCTTGAGATCGAGGAGGATTTCGACCCCGTTGCCGAGGTGCTGCTGCGCGAACAACTGGGCCTTTCGGATGCGCAGGTGATCAAGACCAATGGCATGATCGGCGTCGAAGGGCTTGCCGACATTGCCGAGGAAGATCGGCCCGATCTGAAATTCGATCCCTATTCGCCGCGCTATCCCGAACGCATCATGGAGCATGACGGGGACTGCTTTGCCGCCATCGGCGAAAAGGACATCGTCATCCACCACCCGTATGAAAGTTTCGAGGTGGTGGTCGATTTCGTCCGCCAGGCCGCCAACGATCCCGACGTGGTGGCGATCAAGCAGACGCTGTACCGCGCGGGCAAGCAATCGGCGATCATCAACGCGCTGATCGCGGCGGCAGAGGCCGGCAAGTCGGTCACTGCCGTGGTCGAGCTGAAGGCCCGGTTCGACGAGGAGCAGAACCTGCTGTGGGCCAACCAGCTGGAACGCGCGGGCGTGCAGGTGATCTATGGCTTCGTCGACTGGAAGACCCACGCCAAGGTGTCGATGGTCGTGCGGCGCGAGGGCAATCGCTATCGCACATATTGCCACTTCGGCACCGGCAATTACCACCCGGTGACGACGCGCATCTATACCGACCTGTCCTTCTTCACCGCCGATCCGCGCTTTGGCCGCGATGCTGCCAAGCTGTTCAATTTCGTGACCGGCTATGTCGAACCCCACGGGCTGGAACAGCTGGTCGTATCGCCCATCGACATGCGCAACGAATTGTATCGCAACATCGACCGCGAGATCGCGAACCAACAGGCCGGGCGGCCCGCCGCCATCTGGGCCAAGCTGAATTCGCTGACTGACAAGGGTGTGATCGACAAGCTGTACGAAGCGGGGCAGGCGGGCGTGAACATCAGCCTGGTCGTGCGGGGCATCTGCTGCCTGAAGACCGGCATACCGGGCATCTCGGACACGATCGAGGTCAAGTCGATCATCGGCCGCTTCCTTGAACACAGCCGCATCTGGGCTTTTGCCAACGGCTATCGTCTGCCCAGTCCGCGCGCGCGGGTGTTTATCAGCAGCGCCGACGCGATGAGCCGCAACCTGGATCGCCGGGTCGAGGCGATGGTGCCGATCCGCAACCGCACCGTGCACGACCAGATCCTCCAGCAGGTGCTGCTCGCCAATCTGCTGGATACCGAACAAAGCTGGATATTGCAGGACGATGGCAGCTATATCCGGGCCGATTCCACCGACAGGCCTTTCAACCTGCACAATTATTTCATGACCAATCCCTCGCTTTCGGGGCGCGGCCAGGCACTTGTCGAAGATGCCGTGCCGCGGCTTGCCTTGCGCAAGGGTGCACAGGTCTGACAAGGTCCCCAGAATGACTTCCCAGAACATCCGCCGCAAACGCGACTCCTCCCGCAGCAATGGAGGGTACAGCTGCGCCGTCATCGACATCGGCTCGAACACGGTGCGCATGGTCGTCTATGGCGGCTCGTCACGCGCACCGACGGTCCTGATGAACGAGAAGGTGACCGCCCGGCTCGGCCGCGACCTGGCCGATACCGGCAGGATGCCCGAAGACGGGATGGAGCTGGCGCTGGCCGGGCTGGCCCGCTTCGCGCTGATCCTGTCCGACCTTGAGATCGAGGATGTCCAGACCGTGGCCACCGCCGCCGTGCGCGAGGCTTCCAATGGGGCGGCGTTCCTTGGCAGGGTCGAGGCGCTTGGCCTGGAACCCCGGCTGATCTCGGGCGAAGAGGAAGCGCAGATCAGCGCGGCGGGCGTCATCGGCGCGTTTCCCGGGCGTGACGGCGTGGTCGCCGATCTGGGCGGCGGCAGCCTGGAACTGGTCGCGATCCGCGATGGCGAGGCGCAGGGCGGCGTCAGCATGCCGCTGGGCACGCTGCGGCTTGCCAGCCTGCTTGAACAGGGCGAGGAACGCGTCGACGCGGTGATCGAACAGGCGCTGCGCGATGCGGGCTGGGACCATTCGATTACCGGGCCGCTGTTCATGGTCGGCGGAACGTGGCGATCCATGGCGCTAT
It includes:
- a CDS encoding RNA degradosome polyphosphate kinase; the encoded protein is MNEMIRSEAASIGSLLPQELYYNRELSWLAFNRRVLAEAARPEYPLLERVRFLSISGSNLDEFMMIRVAGLAGQVRRGISKLSIEGRTPSQQLSAIREATEELQMEQQHVWRELHGLLAKEHIHVADEGRIDTEARNWLKDYFLDHLLPVLTPQAIDPAHPFPFVANQGLGVLFHLTRISDGEQVVEMILIPSALPRFVRVPGGEDATYISIERLICRFADLLFPGFRIEGDGAFRVLRDSDIELEEEAEDLVRYFRTAIQRRRRGRVIQLEIEEDFDPVAEVLLREQLGLSDAQVIKTNGMIGVEGLADIAEEDRPDLKFDPYSPRYPERIMEHDGDCFAAIGEKDIVIHHPYESFEVVVDFVRQAANDPDVVAIKQTLYRAGKQSAIINALIAAAEAGKSVTAVVELKARFDEEQNLLWANQLERAGVQVIYGFVDWKTHAKVSMVVRREGNRYRTYCHFGTGNYHPVTTRIYTDLSFFTADPRFGRDAAKLFNFVTGYVEPHGLEQLVVSPIDMRNELYRNIDREIANQQAGRPAAIWAKLNSLTDKGVIDKLYEAGQAGVNISLVVRGICCLKTGIPGISDTIEVKSIIGRFLEHSRIWAFANGYRLPSPRARVFISSADAMSRNLDRRVEAMVPIRNRTVHDQILQQVLLANLLDTEQSWILQDDGSYIRADSTDRPFNLHNYFMTNPSLSGRGQALVEDAVPRLALRKGAQV